The DNA window GCGCGTCAACTCCTCGCCCGTCCTGGGGTGGGTGACGACGAGACCGTTCCCTTCCACCCTGGCCTCGAACAGCCCGTAGACGGCCGCGGCGTGCCACAGCCTGTCTCGGCAGCTGGTTGCGAGCAGATCCTCCAGCGTCCTTTCCGCCTCGCGCCGGGCGGTCCTGGTTGGCCTGGGGCCGAACATGCGCCAGCGCTTCCGAAACAGCGCCTCCTGGTCCAGGAACCGCAGGAAGCGGCTGGTGTCGGATCGCACCATCTTCGTCAGCGAGCGCGCATAGCCGGCGGAAATGGCCGGGTGGTTGCGCCCCTCTTCGGGTCTCTGCCTGCGGACGGGTTGACCGGCCTTCACTGCCCGGACGCGGGCCGGTGCGGCCCCAGCCCGGCCCACCTCGGCCTTCCCCAGCTCCTGCATGATGTCCAGTCCTGCCAGCGCGTCCTTGGCGTAATGGACCCCGCCGCGGTAGGCGGGCGTGAGTTCCTTCTCCACGTAGCTCGCGGTGAGCGCCGCCCCGCCGCAGATGACCGGGATTGTCAATCCGGCCTCGGCAAAGGCCTCCACGTACTCCTTCATCGCCCGCGCCGACTCAACAAGCAACCCGGAAAGGCCGATGGCATCGGGCCGGTGCTCTCGCGCCGCCGCAATGATGTCCTCCGGCGTCTGCCGCACGCCGAGATTCACGACGTGAAACCCGTTGCTCGACACAATCATATCAACCAGGTTCTTGCCGATGTCGTGGATATCGCCGCGCACAGTTGCCAGCAGCAGGGTGCCGCGCCGCTCGTCACCGCCTGCCGGCAGGTGCGGCCTCAGCACCGCGAAAGCGGCGCGCATCGCCTCCGCCGACCTGAGCACAAACGGGAGTTGCATCCGTCCGGACTCGAACCTGCGACCCACCTCGGTCATGGCCGGAAGCAGTTCCTCGGTGATGATCTTCGTCGCGGGCCGGGTCTTGACCAGTTCCAGGACCGCCGCGGCGATTCCGGTTCGGTCTCCGGCGAGCACGTGCTCTCTTGCTGTGAGCGATCGACCCTGGACGATGGACAAGGGACGATGGACGACGGACGGCTCCTGCACGAGAACGAGAAGTGCTTCCAGCGGCGTGTCGGTGCCGCGGCTGCGGTTGTATATCAGGTCCTCACATCGCCTGACTGTCTCGGGGTCGAGCGCCGAGAGCGGCTCGATTCTGCCGGCGTGGAGAATGGCGGCGTCGAGCCCATGCTCTACCGCGTGGTGGAGGAAGACCGTGTTGAGCGCGCGGCGCGCCTGCGGCACAAGACCGTGAGAGATGTTGCTGACGCCAAGCAGCGTGAAGCTGTCCGGGAACCGGCGCTTCGCCTGTCGGACAGCCTTCAGGGTTTCGGCTCCGGCGCTGCGCAGCGACTCGTCGCCGCTGGCCAGGCTGAACGTGAGGAAGTCGAAGAACACGTCCTGCGGGGCCAGCCTGCCGCGCCGCACTACCAGGTCGTAGAGCCGCTCGGCCACCTCGAGCTTCCGCTCGCAGGTCATCGCCATTCCCTTGCGGTCGATCGTCATCAAAACCAGCGCCGCTCCCATCCTGCGGCAGAGCTTTATCGTCTTCTCGGCCCGGTCCGGGTCTTCCAAGTTGACCGAGTTGACGATGCACCGTCCGGCCAGCCGGACGAGCGCCGTTTCTACCGCGTCGTAGCGCGTCGAATCGACCATAACCGCCAGGTCAACGGCTGCGTTCAGGCGAGCCGCAAGCTGCTTCATGTCCGCGACCTCGTCCTGGCCCGCGGCCGCAACTGAAAGGTCCATCACCTGCGCGCCCTCGCTCTTCTGTTCCTGTGCCACTTCGACCATGCCTTCGAAGTCACGGGCCAGCAGCCGCTCGCGGAAACGTTTGCTGCCGCTCGCGTTCGTGCGCTCGCCAATGAAGAGTGGCCGTGGCTCCACCCTCAACTCCTGCCCGCTGAAGAGCGAAGATACCCGCGGCACCGGCTTGGCCGGCCGCAGCGGCTTGATGCCTTCGAGCGCGTTTCTCAGCATGCGGACGTGCTCGGCCGTGGTACCGCAGCAGCCGCCCGCGATGGCAAGGCCCGGACCGGTCGCGAGTCTCCTCATCCGGCGGGCGAATTCATCGGGCGAAAGGTCGTATACCAGGCGTCCGGCCTCGAGTCGGGGCAGGCCCGCGTTGGGCATGACCGACACCAGCTTTGAAGAGTGTCCGGCGAGATAGCGTACCGCCGCGGTCATGCCTTCCGGGCCGAGCCCGCAATTGAGCCCGATTGCGGCGATGGGGTAGGGCTCGATCGCGGCCAGCACCGTCCCGATGTCAGAGCCGGTGAGGGTCCGGCCATGCTCATTCAGAGTCACCTGGGCGAGGATCGGAACCGCGAGACCTGTGGAGTCCAACGCGTCAAGCACGGCCGCGAGCACTGCCTTGAGCTGCAGCAGGTCCTGGCAGGTCTCGAGTATCAGGCAGTCCACGCCACCGGCGAGCAGGCCGTCAACCTGGGGCCGGAAGCTGGCGACCAGATCAGCAAAGCTGATGTGCCCGAGACTCGGCAGCTTCGAGCCCGGCCCGACTGACGCGGCCACGAAACGCGGCTTTGCCGGCGTCGCATACTCGCGCACGGCTCGCCGAGCGATCTCAGCGGCGGCACGATTGAGTTCGAAGCACCTCTCCCCCAGACCGTGCTCGGCCAGCGTGTGCCGGGCCCCGCCGAAGCTATCGGTCTCGATGACATCGGCACCCGCAGCCAGGAACTGCTCGTGTGCCTGGCGTACGATATCCGGCCGGGTCTCGACCAGCAGTTCGTTGCATGCACCCGCTGGTGCTCCCAACGCCTGCAGCGCTGTGCCAAGCCCTCCATCGAAAATGACGATGCGCTTGCGGCAGAGCGCAAGGAAGCGCTGAGCGCTGAGTGCTGAATGATGAGTGGCGGACACAGGGGCGCGCGAAGTGCTGAGCGCTGAGTGATGAGTGGCGGACACAGGGGAACGCGAAGCGCGAAGTGCTGAGCGCTGAGTTCCGGACCGGCCCGCTTTGCGCTCCTCACTCATCGCTCATCGCTTTCCGTTCACGCTCCGCGTTCATCGCCCTGCACTCATCACTTCTCACTCATCGTTCATCGCTTCGTGTTTTCTCGCGCCTTCACCGTCCTTACGCTGGCGATGATCATCGCGGTGAGTTCGTCCGCCTCCTGAACAAGTGGCGCCAGCACGGCAGTCGGCACAAGCCGTTCGGCTTCGAGCAGCTCGAGCCAGTACCGGCTCTCTTCCAGTTCCTGTAGCGCGCCTTCCAGCTTGCTCACAAACTCGGCGTGAGATCGACTCCGACTTCCTTCGCGATAGTGCGCGCCGACCGAGGTCCCGGAGCGCAGTAGCTGCTTGCCCAGAACCTGGGCGACCGTTGACTTCGGCAGCGCTGCGTAGAGCCGTATTGTCCGGAGCGCGAATTCCCGTGTCCGCTCCTTCAGCCTCTTCCCGCCCTTGTCCGCGTTCCGTTCCTCACTCATCGCGCTCTCTGCTCCTCCATGCTCACTCCTCACTTATCGCTGTGCACCCACCACTCCGCGCATCGCTTTCCGCTCATCACTCCTTGCTCATCGCTATGCACTCATCACTCATCGCTTTCCGCTTCTCTCTCCCCGCTCCTCACTCATCGCTCTGCACTCATCACTCATCGCTTTCCGTTCATCGCTCCGCGTTCATCGCTCATCGCTCATCGTTCAGCGCTCTCAGCACCTCGGCTGTTGCTCGTCCCTTGCCCATGGTGTA is part of the candidate division WOR-3 bacterium genome and encodes:
- a CDS encoding methionine synthase codes for the protein MSEERKAGRSGTQRSALRASRSPVSATHHSALSTSRAPVSATHHSALSAQRFLALCRKRIVIFDGGLGTALQALGAPAGACNELLVETRPDIVRQAHEQFLAAGADVIETDSFGGARHTLAEHGLGERCFELNRAAAEIARRAVREYATPAKPRFVAASVGPGSKLPSLGHISFADLVASFRPQVDGLLAGGVDCLILETCQDLLQLKAVLAAVLDALDSTGLAVPILAQVTLNEHGRTLTGSDIGTVLAAIEPYPIAAIGLNCGLGPEGMTAAVRYLAGHSSKLVSVMPNAGLPRLEAGRLVYDLSPDEFARRMRRLATGPGLAIAGGCCGTTAEHVRMLRNALEGIKPLRPAKPVPRVSSLFSGQELRVEPRPLFIGERTNASGSKRFRERLLARDFEGMVEVAQEQKSEGAQVMDLSVAAAGQDEVADMKQLAARLNAAVDLAVMVDSTRYDAVETALVRLAGRCIVNSVNLEDPDRAEKTIKLCRRMGAALVLMTIDRKGMAMTCERKLEVAERLYDLVVRRGRLAPQDVFFDFLTFSLASGDESLRSAGAETLKAVRQAKRRFPDSFTLLGVSNISHGLVPQARRALNTVFLHHAVEHGLDAAILHAGRIEPLSALDPETVRRCEDLIYNRSRGTDTPLEALLVLVQEPSVVHRPLSIVQGRSLTAREHVLAGDRTGIAAAVLELVKTRPATKIITEELLPAMTEVGRRFESGRMQLPFVLRSAEAMRAAFAVLRPHLPAGGDERRGTLLLATVRGDIHDIGKNLVDMIVSSNGFHVVNLGVRQTPEDIIAAAREHRPDAIGLSGLLVESARAMKEYVEAFAEAGLTIPVICGGAALTASYVEKELTPAYRGGVHYAKDALAGLDIMQELGKAEVGRAGAAPARVRAVKAGQPVRRQRPEEGRNHPAISAGYARSLTKMVRSDTSRFLRFLDQEALFRKRWRMFGPRPTRTARREAERTLEDLLATSCRDRLWHAAAVYGLFEARVEGNGLVVTHPRTGEELTRLSFAPAFALRLRRKHGEERFNMALQVVTIGAAVAAAGRRLAATGRIHDQFLLHGLSAEMTEALAEYGQRRLPKLPGWSKTVRYSPGYPVWPDLSEQKKVFALLRPQRIGVRLTRGFQMVPEYSTSAIILPA
- a CDS encoding four helix bundle protein; protein product: MSEERNADKGGKRLKERTREFALRTIRLYAALPKSTVAQVLGKQLLRSGTSVGAHYREGSRSRSHAEFVSKLEGALQELEESRYWLELLEAERLVPTAVLAPLVQEADELTAMIIASVRTVKARENTKR